Within the Salinibacterium sp. TMP30 genome, the region CCGGCAACTCAGGCACGGGCGTGACACCGTCGGCAAGAGCATCCACCCATACAACAACGTCAGCGCCAGGACTCAGCTCGAGCGCGCGCTGGCGGCCAAATCCGAAACGCACTTGGTACTGGGGTTGGTTGCGAGGATCGTTCACTCCACGAGGTTAAGGCAAACTTCGGTGGCGAACTCTCTGGATTACCTAATGTGACAGGAGCACACTAGAAGCATGCGCGTGCTACTGAAACTCGAACTCGACTGCGACCCTGAAGATGCTTGGCGTGCGATTCGCACTCCGCAAGTTTTTCGAGATGTCTCCTACCCCCTCACGCAGTTCACCTCGCTGGAAGCTGGCGGTTTTCCTGAACTGTGGCAACCCGGCGATCATCCTGTGCAAGTGTCAGCGTTTGGCAAGTTTCCTATCGGTGAACAGCTGATTGCGGTGTCGTTCGAGAATTCCCCCGGCGGCCTTCGCATCATGCGCGACCGGGGGCGAGGTCTCAGCGGGCCGCTCGCGCTCGTCAGCCACTGGGAGCATTCGATGGCGATCAGCGCTGCACCCGGAGGCAAGACTCTCTACCGTGACCAACTCAGCTTCACGGCGGGCGCTCTCACCCCAGTGATGTGGCTCATGTATTGGGCGTTCTGGCAGTGGCGTGCGGCCGCACTCAAACGACTAGCCCCCACCTGGGGTTCTGGCATAACCGGGCGAACTAACTTGAGTCTTTAGAGCTTGAGGCGCACTTCGGCCACGAGCATAAATCGAATCAGCGTGCGTGGAAGGAAGTCACGGTGCCCCGGTTGCGTCGCAGTGATCCCTCAGGTCTTGGATACCACCGGGTGCGTTCCGGTCGAGGCTTCAGCTTTAGAGATCCCCAAGGCACGACGGTTGTGGACCGTCAGCGGCGTGAACGCTTCATGTCTCTCGGCATCCCGCCAGCCTGGAGCGATGTGTGGATCGCACCCTACGAAAATGGCCACATCCAAGCCACGGGACTAGATGCTGCTGGCCGACGACAGTACATCTACCACCCGGTCTGGCGTGAACGGCACGACCGCGAAAAGTTTGATCGAGCTCTAGCACTCGCTGAGGCGTTGCCGTCGGCGCGCGCACACGTCACTCGCACCCTGCGCAGTAGCGATGACGCTCACGAACGCAGCCTTGCTGCCGCCTTTCGGATGCTCGACACCGGGGCACTGCGCATCGGCAGCGAACGCTATGCCGACGAAAACGGCAGCCGAGGTTTATCAACACTGCTGTGTAACCACGTGGGAGTGCGAGGCGAGTGCGTCACACTCCGCTTTCCCGCCAAGAGCGGTCAGCTCTGGGAAAGTGAGATTAGGGACGCCGACCTTGCGACCTTCGTTCGCGGCCGGCTGCGGGCCGGCAAGCAGACCCCCCTGCTTTCGTGGAGAGAGGGTAGTCATCGTCGCTCGCTGAGCGCATCCGACATCAACGATTATGTGCGCGAACGCACCGGCGGTGAGTTCACCGCAAAAGACTTTCGCACGTTGCGGGGCAGTGTGGCAGCCGCCAGTAGCCTCGCAGTGACCGGGCCCGCGCAGAGTCAGCGCGAGCGGGCGACAGGGATCAAGCGCGCAATGGCAGCCGCAGCCGAGGTTTTGGGAAATACCCCCGCGATCGCGAGGAAGAGTTATGTCGACCCGCGCATCGTCGATGCTTATATCACTGGCTCAACAATTGACCCTCGCCGTTTAGCGTCGGCCGAGACTGAGTTGAGGCTGCTGCTCGCGCCAGCAACAACAGCAATCTGATACCGACCCGCGCATTTCGAGCGAGCCTCGTTTAGTGCTTGTTTGGTTTCTGGTTTCGGTGCATTCTGAGGGAATGGCTCAGACGAAGCAGGCCATCACGATTGACGGCCACAAGCTCACGCTCACCAATCTCGACAAGGTGTTGTATCCCGAAACCGGCACGACAAAGGCCGATGTTCTTGAGTACTACACCGCGATCGCCGACGTACTGATTCCCCACGCGAGAGATCGTCCCGCCACGCGCAAGCGTTGGGTCGACGGGGTGGGCACAGCAAGCATGCCTGGCATGGTGTTCTTCCAGAAAAACCTCGAAGACTTTGCCCCAGAGTGGATCGCACGGCGCACCATCGAGCACAAAGATCACTCCAACGTTTACCCACTCGTGAACGATCTCGCGACTTTGACATGGCTCGGCCAAGTTGCTGCGCTAGAGATTCATGTTCCGCAGTGGAGGTTCGGAAAGAATGGTCAACCCAAGAATCCGGATCGCCTGGTGCTAGATCTCGATCCCGGCGAAGGTGTTGGGCTCGCCGAGTGTGCCGAAGTTGCGCGCTACGCGCGCACGATTCTGAAAAACATGGGTCTCGACCCGATGCCAGTAACCAGCGGGAGCAAAGGCATCCACCTGTACGCAGCTCTCGACGGGCGCTCCAACTCGAAGCAAATGTCAGAGGTGGCACATGAGTTGGCCCAGGCACTTGAGGCCGATCATCCGGAGCTCATCGTCAGTGACATGAAGAAGTCACTTCGTCGCGGAAAAGTGCTTGTTGATTGGAGCCAGAACAGTTCGTCGAAGACCACAGTGACGCCCTATTCGTTGCGCGGTCGCTCTCGCCCGTTTGTGGCGACGCCGCGAACATGGCGCGAACTCGCCTCGCCCAATCTTGAGCAGTTGGACTACACGCAGGTGCTGGCGCGGATGAAACGGCGCAAAGATCCCCTGCGAGCACTAGTGGAGAGGGAACCAGCCACCGCGGTGAACACTGCGAGCGCCGATCGTTTGCGTACCTACGGTTCGTAGCGTGACGCAGCCAAGAACTGACTGATTGACGGGGTGAAGGATCGCAAGAAGACCAGTCCAGCCGAGTTGAGCTAACGGTCGGGCCGCGCAACTAATCTGAACCTATGACCGCTCTTGAGGTTGCCGACTGGCGCCGACGCACTTTTGCTCTCTACGCCGCAGTTCGTGCTAACCCGGATGCGGCGAGCGCCCACGCCGAGTGGCGTGCGGGTCGAGATGAGCTTTTTGCCACGCATCCAGCTTCGCCGCTATTGCCGGAGGACCGGCGCGACTTTAGTGGGTTGCCGGTTAGCGACTACGACCCAGAGTGGCGGTTTGAGGCATCCATAGTTCCTAGTGAGGGTCTTCCGGGAGAAAAGCGCCGCATGGAAGTCGAGACCGGTACGGATGGTGTGGTGCCGTTTGATCTGTTGGGTACGGTGACGATTGACCAGGTTGGCACTCTCGATGTGTGGCGCCTGGCGTCATATGGTGGCGGAATTTTTATTCCTGTGAAGGATGCTCTCTCCCGGGTTGCTGGCGGTACCTACGGTGGCGGTCGCTACCTCATCGACACCGTGAAGGGTGCCGATCTTGGAGCGGGCAGCGCGCCAGAGTCGCTTGTGCTCGATTTCAACTTTGCCTACAACCCCTCGTGCGCGTATGACCCCGCGTGGGCCTGCCCTCTGGCGCAGGCGGGGAACACTGTGACTGTGCAAGTGCCGGTAGGTGAGCGGTATGGTGCCTCTGCCTGATAGGCTGGGGTTACTTGCGAAACAATTGTGTTTCCCTGCGTCGTAGAACGCTTCCCTCTTCTCGTCCACGTCAATCAGAAACGTGTGGCTCGTAGATAACTTTCTCCGGCGAACTGGAGTTATCCGCGCCGAACGAAAGTTCGAGATCTGACCTGTGTACCGCATCCGTGTGAAACACCTGATTGGGTCGGTGTAGATCAGTGCGGGCTGTGCCTGTACGCCTCCGGTATAACGCCCATCTGTTACTTATGCCTGAAAGGCACCACTACTTTGACTGAACAAACTTTTAGTTCGCTCGGCGTACCCGCCCCGCTCGTAGCTGCACTCGCAGCCGACGGTAAGACCACGCCGTTCCCTATCCAACTTGACACCCTTCCGGACACTCTCGGTGGCCGCGACGTGCTCGGCCGCGGTAAGACAGGCTCGGGCAAGACCCTCGCCTTCTCGCTGCCGATGGTTGCTCGCCTCGGCGGCAAGCTTTCGGGTGGCAAGCGCCGCTCGGGTCGTCCGCTGGGTCTCGTGCTTGCACCAACTCGCGAGCTCGCCACCCAGATCTCTGCCGTCATCGAGCCCCTCGCCGCTGCGTACGGACTCAACACCACCACGATTTTCGGTGGTGTGAGCCAGAACCGTCAGGTTGCCGCGCTCAAAGCCGGCGTTGACATTGTTGTGGCCTGCCCTGGTCGCCTCGAAGACCTCATCAAACAGGGCTTCGTAAGCCTCGATGCCGTCGAGATCACCGTGCTTGACGAGGCCGACCACATGGCCGACCTCGGCTTCTTGCCCGTTGTAACGCGCCTTCTCGACAAAACCCCCAGCAACGGACAGCGCCTGCTATTCAGCGCCACCCTCGACAACGGTGTAGACAAGCTGGTTCGCCGGTTCCTCCACAACGAGGTAATGCACTCGGTTGACGAAGCGAACTCACACGTCTCGGCGATGACCCACCACGTGTTCGAAGTCGACAGCGTTGAAGCGAAGCGCGTTCTCATCGAGAAGCTCGCTTCGGGCACCGGCCGCCGTCTGCTCTTCATGCGCACCAAGCACCACGCCAAGAAGCTGGCCCGCCAACTCGTCGATGCCGGCATCCCCGCCGCTGACCTCCACGGAAACCTCTCGCAGGTAGCCCGTGACCGCAACCTGGCAGCCTTCTCCGCCGGTGACGTAAAAGTGCTTGTCGCCACGGATGTCGCAGCGCGCGGCGTGCACGTCGACAACATTGAGCTGGTCATCCACGTTGATCCGCCCGCCGAGCACAAGGCCTACCTGCACCGCAGTGGCCGCACCGCTCGTGCCGGAGAAGAGGGCGACGTCATCACGATCGTTCTTCCGACCCAGCGTAAAGACACAGCAGCACTGCTGCGTAAGGCCGCCATCACGGTGACCCCACAGCACGTGAACGCCAACTCGGATGCCGTGACCGCCCTAGTCGGTCAGGTTGCCGAATACGTGAAGCCTGCGCCTCGCGCAGCAGCTCCCGCCCGTGGCCAGTCACAGGGCGGCCGCTCGCAGGGGGCAAACGCCCAGCGCAAGCGTGCACGTCGCCCCGGTGAGGGTGATGGCGGCGGCCGTGATGGTGCCCGCGAGGGTGCCCGCGGTGGCGCTCGTGGCGGCCAGTCACGCGGCGGCAACGCCGCTCGTGGTGGCCAGCAGCGCTCCAACCAGCAGGGTTCCGGCCGTAGCAGCGGAGTTGTTGCCGGTGCCGGTGCGGACGAACAGCGCTCAACCCACCAGCCGAAACAGCAGCACTCCGATGCCCCGTCGCGTCCCCGTGGCGGCAAGGGCCGCGCTCAGGGCGGTGGCGGTCCCGTTCGCGTCGGACAGGTAGTTCGACCGAACCGTCGCGCTTCCAGCAGCGGACGCTAACAACTCAGCCCCGCACGACACAGCTCTGCCAGATAGGGCGGTGACCTGCTCCCAGCATTAGCTGGGCAGTGGTTCGCCGCCCTTCTGTATTGGTGAGGCTACTTCTCGCCAGACACTCTCGCTTGGGTCGTGAAGTCAACCGATTTTGCCCTAGAGGTCGAGCACAAGTTCCGGGCTTGTCGCGCGCGAGACGCACGGGTAGAACACGCCGATTTCGTCTTTGTCGGCGTCGGGCATCACTGAGTCGAGGTGCTGGGGAGCGCCGGCCAACACCTGGGTCTCGCACGTTCCACAAACGCCGGTTCCGCACGATGTCGCTACGGCAATTCCGGCACCCTGAAGAGCGCTCAGGATGCTTTGATCCGCTCTGACATTGATCTGGCGGGAACTGCGACGAGCCACCACCGACACTGGTGTGCGATTCACCCCGCTCGCGCGGTCGACAGCAAGGAAGCGTTCCACGTGGCAGCGATCGACCGGTGTGGCGGCAACCACAGCGTCGAGCACGGCACCACTGCCGCACGCATACACATCACCCGTGCTCGCGGTGATCTCGGCCGCCAAATCGATGCGTACCGCGCGCTGGTCGCCAGCGACAACGGTAACCTGATGGCCGTAACGCTGCTCGAGTTCGCCCGCGAACGCCATCTCGGAGCGGCTGCGCCCCAAGTACAAGAGGCGCCATGACCGCGCGAGCGGGAGCGCCTCGATCATGGCGCGAATCGGCGTGATCCCGATGCCTCCGGCAATGAAGAGATATTCGTGCGCGGCCTCAAGAGGAAAGGTATTGCGTGGGCCGATCACGTCAAGCTCATCACCGACCGCGGCGACGTCATGCAGATAGGTACTGCCGACGCCAGCCGGTGCCATCCGCAGGACCGAGATGTCGAGGTGATCGCGATCAGCGGGGTCGCTGCAGAGCGAATACTGTCGCTCTAGGCTGTTAGGTAGCCGAACGGTGATGTGTGCCCCGGCATACCAGGGCGCGATCGGTCCCCCATCGACGCGGGCGAGACGCAACCGGACAACACCGACGGCGACGAGTTGCTTCGCCACAATGCGCATCCGTACCACCGCAAGAGGGTCGCTCGGGTTCGCCTCATTCAGAGAAGGAACCGTAGCGCCACGGCCCTGGGTCGCACCAGCCTGTACCGCGTCCGTGGCGGTCGTAGCCGAGGGGGCAGGGCGGCGCCGGCGAGCCATCACAATGCGCACGACGAGCGCGAGCACGCTTGCCGTGACGACGACCGTAGCAACAAGCTGGTACCAGATTTCTCCCGCATCCGTGCCGGCAAAAGCCCCATGCAGGGCGACGGCGAGTACGGCAACATAGCTGAGGTAGTGCACTGCTTTCCAGAACCGACGCGGTAGCCGATTCATTACGAGTGAAGTCAACTGCACCACCACAAGCACGTAGAACGACACGATCCCGAGCGCGACGGGCAATGGACGATACTCGGCGATGAGCGGAATCAGCAGTTGATCGAGCGGCATCGCGAGCCACGGGTCGAGCATGAGCGAGACCATGTGGATGAGCGTGAGCACGAGGGCGGTCCCCCCGAGGTAGCGGTGCAAGTCTTGGAGCCACGCCGGGTTGTCGGCACCCCGGAACACGCGAGTGGACAGCAGGATGCCCCACAGTACTGCGGCGGTCATGATCACCCACGCGAGAATCGCACTCGCACGCGTGACATACCACCAGAAATGCGGGTCATTCATGCGTAGTCTCCCCAGTTGTCGGTCGCAAACTCGCGACCCTCGTCATCGATAAGTAGCCCAGCGGCACCGCGAGTGGGCAACCAGGCAAGGTAGTCGGTCATCGGGCGAAGAAAGCCCGATTTGGTTAGGGTCTCGGCGCGGGCAGCGGTGTTCGCGAGGACCGTGACGGTCTGCACACTCGTCGTCGCGCTGCGCTGCGTCTGCGGGTCGATGAGGTGGTGCGTCTGGGTCGACGCGTGCTGACCCCAGCGGCGCTTGCGCTGACTCGAGGTCGCAATGCCGCCCTCAGTCATGCGCACCGTCGACCGAGTGTTAGTCGCATCGAAGGGGTCCTCGACCCCCACACGCCACGCGATCCCGTCGGGGGCATCACCCATGACGCGCAGATCTCCCCCCACCTCGACAACGCAACCCCAAGCACCCAATTCCATAATGGATGCCGCGAGCTGGTCGGCTGCCAGCCCCTTTCCGATACCCCCGGCATCGAGAGTCATGCCTACCGGGAGCGTCACCCTTTCTCCCTCGACAACGATGGCATCAAGGTTCTGCCCCGAGCGGGCAGAAACGGGCAGAGTGGTAGTTACTGTGGGGTCCACTGTTGATCGGTCGTAACCCGCGGCGATGACGGCGGGAAGGAGCGTGGGATCGAACTGGCGGTCAGTCTCGCGCCAGCCCTCACGCATCGCCGTAATCAGGTGGATCATGTCGGCCGATACTGTCTCGGCGCCTCCGGCAGCTCGGTTAAGCCGGCTGAGGTCACTGTCGACGATAAATCGACTCCAGCTCTGTTCGAGACGCTCCCCCTCACGTTCAAGGAGTCGCGCTGCGCCCTCCGGCGCTGCCAAGATTCGAGCTCGCGCCCGCCCGCCCATCATCGCCCACTCGTGGTCGGTGGCCCGGGGAGTCGCGCCCGACGACCGTACGGCCGCGCGAATGGCGTCCCGGGCGACGTGGGTGACGGCATCCATGATCAGAGGAGCCGAGTGCATAATTGCCGGGCGGCTTAGCCGCCCGAACCTGCCGTGGTGGCGTCGGGTGCGGGAGCGGCAGGAGCGGGAGCTGCCGGAGCAGGAGCGGGCGCGGGCGCGGGTGCCGCAGGCGCTGCGGGTGCGGGTGCAGGTGCCGCAGGAGCAGCCGGAGCGGCAGGGACCGTGGCTGCCTCGGCGGCAGGTGCAGCGGCAGCAGGTGCCGCAGGGGCTGCAGGTGCAGCGGCCGTGGGGGTCGATGCGGGCGCCGGGTCGAGAACGGTGAGCATCGATGTTTCAGCAACGGCTTGGTTCTGGGCGAGTGCGGCGGAGACTTGAAAACCGGTGACCATCACGATAAACGCGATTGCTGTGCCAGCACCTGTGACTATGCGCGCTGACGCCGCAGGATGATGCTTAGTCATCGTCCTCGTGGTCCTCGTGATCTTCGCCCTCGTGGTCTTCGCCCTCGTACTCGTCATGATCGTCGTCGGCGTACTGGTCGTCATCGGCGTACTCGTCGTCACTGCTCGTAGCGCCAGATCCTCCCGTGCTCACCGAAGGAGCGGGCACGGACCCGGAGCCAACTGACGGCGCAGGGGTGGGAGCAGTCGGTGTCGGCGTGGCCGACTCGGGCGACTGAGGAACGATGATCGGATCGGGGCTGCCAACGACTGGCTGTTCCGTCGATGCGGTACTGAGCACGGACTGATTGACGGCGTAGGCACCTCCCGCGGTGCCAAGCACGGCGAGGATGGAAAGTACGGTCGTGATCTGTGTTTTCATACTGCAACGCTAACGAGGCGCGGTTGCAGGCGGATCCCTCGCTTATCCAAGATTTGTCCAAGATGGCCGGTACCCACGCCGTCCTCCCGCCCGTGCAGAGCCACGCAGGGCACAATGAGCACATGAGGGTTCTCGTGATTGAAGACGACGATGCCGTCGCCGACGGCATCGTTGACGGGCTCGCTGATCGTTCGATCACCGCGACGCGCGTAGCAGACGGCGCGAGCGGTCTCGCCGCCATTGCGAGTGATCCTCCCGACCTGGTCGTTCTCGACCTCGGGCTTCCCGATATGGACGGCACCGAGGTGTGCCGCCAGATCCGTGCGACGAGTACGATCCCCGTCATCATCGTGAGTGCTCGTGACGACGAAGTAGACCGCGTTGTGGCGCTTGAGCTGGGGGCTGACGATTACATTGTCAAGCCATTCGGAATGAGGGAGCTGGTCGCACGCATCCGCGCCGTCACCCGGCGCACCACCGAGACTGACCAGCCTCGCAACGACGACGCCGATTCCCGACTGGTCATTGACAGTCGCGCGCGACGTGTCTTGCTCGATGGAGAAGCCGTGCACCTTACTCCACGGGAGTTTGATGTGCTCGAATACCTTGCGCGCGACCGAGGCGCGGTCTACCGACGCACCGACATTCTTCGCGACGTCTGGGACACCACCTGGTTCGGCACCGCCAAAACTCTTGACGCCCATATCGCCGCAGTGCGCAAGAAGCTTGGGGATGCGGGCTGGATCGAGTCGGTGCGTGGTGTTGGTTTCCGACTGGGAGACCTCTAGTGCGTTGGCGCTTCATGGGGGTCGTGATGCTCATCACGGGCCTCGTTTTGTTGGTCCAGACCGTGCCACTTGCCCAGTACCTCCGCGCTGTCGAATACGACCGGCTCCTCACCTCGCTAGAACGCGATGCCTTCGTACTTGCCGGAACCTCGGAGGAGGCACTTGAGGATGGCGACCCCGAGGCGTTAGCGCTCGTGGAGATAGCCGCGCAGCAATACCGCGAAGCCGGAGGTGGTCGCGTAGTCGTCGTCAATGTCGGTGGAGAGGCCATCGTGACGAGTGACGATGATGAGTCGGCCATCGGTGGAGACTATTCTTCGCGGCCGGAGATCGCTGAAGCTCTCGGAGGCACCATCTCCACCGGTTCGCGGTACTCGAATACCTTGCAACAGCAACTGGTCTATGTCGCCGTGCCGGTCTTAAGCGGCCCGAACATTCTCGGCGCAGTTCGCCTCACGTACCCCGAGGCAACGGTGGATGACGCCGTAGGCGAGAGACTCTCCGTCATCTCTGTTGTCGCTCTGCTCACCCTCGTGATGGCAGGCTTGGCGGGAGTGATTTTCTCCGGCACCGTCACGCGACGCTTGCAGGTGCTGACCGCGACGACGGAACGCTTGGCGGCAGGAGACTTAAGCGCCCGAGCCGAACCGAATGCGGGCGCTCCGGAATTGGTGCGCCTTGCCCGGTCGTTTAACCGCATGGCCGACCGCCTCGCTGCGCTTATCGACGAGCAGCGCGCATTCGCGGCACACGCCTCCCATCAATTGCGCACTCCTCTCACGGCCCTACGGTTAAAACTTGAGCGCGCTCGTGATCTGGTGGACTCTGATCCCGCTGGCGCAGCCGCCCGCTTGGCGGCAGCGGAACAAGAGGCTGACCGCCTTGCGACAATCGTCGAAGGTCTTCTCGCTCTGGGGCGCGCAGGCGCGTCGATTGTGCCCAGCGAGCGAGTAGATCTGGGCCAGATCGCCCGCGAAAGAGTCGAGCAGTGGCAACCGCTTGCGGCGGAGAGCAACGTAGAGATCTCGGTGAGTGGGCCAGCAACCATTGCGGTGCGCGGTGTTCCCACGGGCATCGATCAGATCATCGACAACATCATTGATAACGCCCTCGCCGTTGCTCCGTCCCCATCGAGCATCCGCATCACTCTCACGGGAGGCTCACGCCCGACCATCACAGTCACTGACGAAGGCCCCGGTATGTCAGACGAGGATTTGGCGAACGCCTTCGAGCCATTCTGGCGCGGAACAACGACAACCCCCGGAACCGGGCTCGGGCTCGCGATCGTTGCCGAACTGACGGCCGCAAGCGGTGCAACCGTGGTCCTGCGGCGCCGCGAACCACACGGGCTCGAAGTCGTCGTGTCGTTCGAGTCGGCGTAAGACAGTCGCCGCTGAAGGAATCGCACGCTAAAGCAGTCGCGCGCTACAACGCTCGTTAGGGCAGAACTCCGACGGAGGCGAGGGCCGCACGCAACAGCGCACCCCGGCCACCCTCCATATCGGCGGTGACTGCTTCGGATGCTGCCTCGGCGGGGCTCAACCAGGTCAGTTCGAGGGCATCCTGTCGGGGTTCGCACGTGCCCGTCACGG harbors:
- a CDS encoding response regulator transcription factor codes for the protein MRVLVIEDDDAVADGIVDGLADRSITATRVADGASGLAAIASDPPDLVVLDLGLPDMDGTEVCRQIRATSTIPVIIVSARDDEVDRVVALELGADDYIVKPFGMRELVARIRAVTRRTTETDQPRNDDADSRLVIDSRARRVLLDGEAVHLTPREFDVLEYLARDRGAVYRRTDILRDVWDTTWFGTAKTLDAHIAAVRKKLGDAGWIESVRGVGFRLGDL
- a CDS encoding DUF1684 domain-containing protein, yielding MTALEVADWRRRTFALYAAVRANPDAASAHAEWRAGRDELFATHPASPLLPEDRRDFSGLPVSDYDPEWRFEASIVPSEGLPGEKRRMEVETGTDGVVPFDLLGTVTIDQVGTLDVWRLASYGGGIFIPVKDALSRVAGGTYGGGRYLIDTVKGADLGAGSAPESLVLDFNFAYNPSCAYDPAWACPLAQAGNTVTVQVPVGERYGASA
- a CDS encoding FAD:protein FMN transferase, producing the protein MHSAPLIMDAVTHVARDAIRAAVRSSGATPRATDHEWAMMGGRARARILAAPEGAARLLEREGERLEQSWSRFIVDSDLSRLNRAAGGAETVSADMIHLITAMREGWRETDRQFDPTLLPAVIAAGYDRSTVDPTVTTTLPVSARSGQNLDAIVVEGERVTLPVGMTLDAGGIGKGLAADQLAASIMELGAWGCVVEVGGDLRVMGDAPDGIAWRVGVEDPFDATNTRSTVRMTEGGIATSSQRKRRWGQHASTQTHHLIDPQTQRSATTSVQTVTVLANTAARAETLTKSGFLRPMTDYLAWLPTRGAAGLLIDDEGREFATDNWGDYA
- a CDS encoding HAMP domain-containing sensor histidine kinase translates to MRWRFMGVVMLITGLVLLVQTVPLAQYLRAVEYDRLLTSLERDAFVLAGTSEEALEDGDPEALALVEIAAQQYREAGGGRVVVVNVGGEAIVTSDDDESAIGGDYSSRPEIAEALGGTISTGSRYSNTLQQQLVYVAVPVLSGPNILGAVRLTYPEATVDDAVGERLSVISVVALLTLVMAGLAGVIFSGTVTRRLQVLTATTERLAAGDLSARAEPNAGAPELVRLARSFNRMADRLAALIDEQRAFAAHASHQLRTPLTALRLKLERARDLVDSDPAGAAARLAAAEQEADRLATIVEGLLALGRAGASIVPSERVDLGQIARERVEQWQPLAAESNVEISVSGPATIAVRGVPTGIDQIIDNIIDNALAVAPSPSSIRITLTGGSRPTITVTDEGPGMSDEDLANAFEPFWRGTTTTPGTGLGLAIVAELTAASGATVVLRRREPHGLEVVVSFESA
- a CDS encoding DNA topoisomerase IB, with the translated sequence MPRLRRSDPSGLGYHRVRSGRGFSFRDPQGTTVVDRQRRERFMSLGIPPAWSDVWIAPYENGHIQATGLDAAGRRQYIYHPVWRERHDREKFDRALALAEALPSARAHVTRTLRSSDDAHERSLAAAFRMLDTGALRIGSERYADENGSRGLSTLLCNHVGVRGECVTLRFPAKSGQLWESEIRDADLATFVRGRLRAGKQTPLLSWREGSHRRSLSASDINDYVRERTGGEFTAKDFRTLRGSVAAASSLAVTGPAQSQRERATGIKRAMAAAAEVLGNTPAIARKSYVDPRIVDAYITGSTIDPRRLASAETELRLLLAPATTAI
- a CDS encoding DEAD/DEAH box helicase; its protein translation is MTEQTFSSLGVPAPLVAALAADGKTTPFPIQLDTLPDTLGGRDVLGRGKTGSGKTLAFSLPMVARLGGKLSGGKRRSGRPLGLVLAPTRELATQISAVIEPLAAAYGLNTTTIFGGVSQNRQVAALKAGVDIVVACPGRLEDLIKQGFVSLDAVEITVLDEADHMADLGFLPVVTRLLDKTPSNGQRLLFSATLDNGVDKLVRRFLHNEVMHSVDEANSHVSAMTHHVFEVDSVEAKRVLIEKLASGTGRRLLFMRTKHHAKKLARQLVDAGIPAADLHGNLSQVARDRNLAAFSAGDVKVLVATDVAARGVHVDNIELVIHVDPPAEHKAYLHRSGRTARAGEEGDVITIVLPTQRKDTAALLRKAAITVTPQHVNANSDAVTALVGQVAEYVKPAPRAAAPARGQSQGGRSQGANAQRKRARRPGEGDGGGRDGAREGARGGARGGQSRGGNAARGGQQRSNQQGSGRSSGVVAGAGADEQRSTHQPKQQHSDAPSRPRGGKGRAQGGGGPVRVGQVVRPNRRASSSGR
- a CDS encoding 2Fe-2S iron-sulfur cluster-binding protein encodes the protein MNDPHFWWYVTRASAILAWVIMTAAVLWGILLSTRVFRGADNPAWLQDLHRYLGGTALVLTLIHMVSLMLDPWLAMPLDQLLIPLIAEYRPLPVALGIVSFYVLVVVQLTSLVMNRLPRRFWKAVHYLSYVAVLAVALHGAFAGTDAGEIWYQLVATVVVTASVLALVVRIVMARRRRPAPSATTATDAVQAGATQGRGATVPSLNEANPSDPLAVVRMRIVAKQLVAVGVVRLRLARVDGGPIAPWYAGAHITVRLPNSLERQYSLCSDPADRDHLDISVLRMAPAGVGSTYLHDVAAVGDELDVIGPRNTFPLEAAHEYLFIAGGIGITPIRAMIEALPLARSWRLLYLGRSRSEMAFAGELEQRYGHQVTVVAGDQRAVRIDLAAEITASTGDVYACGSGAVLDAVVAATPVDRCHVERFLAVDRASGVNRTPVSVVARRSSRQINVRADQSILSALQGAGIAVATSCGTGVCGTCETQVLAGAPQHLDSVMPDADKDEIGVFYPCVSRATSPELVLDL